A stretch of Nitrospira sp. DNA encodes these proteins:
- a CDS encoding RNA-binding protein has product MGSKLYVGGLPYAATESQLTTLFAAHGTVESARVITDKFTGQSRGFGFVEMASQEEGQAAISALNGTQMDGRALTVNEAKPQEPRTGGGGGRSRF; this is encoded by the coding sequence ATGGGTTCAAAGCTTTATGTTGGCGGATTGCCCTATGCGGCAACGGAATCGCAATTAACCACCTTGTTTGCCGCACACGGGACTGTCGAGTCCGCGCGTGTGATCACGGACAAGTTCACGGGACAATCGCGAGGCTTCGGCTTCGTCGAGATGGCCTCGCAGGAAGAAGGCCAGGCGGCGATTTCCGCCCTGAACGGCACGCAGATGGACGGACGTGCGTTGACGGTGAACGAAGCCAAGCCGCAAGAACCCCGCACGGGTGGTGGCGGCGGCCGCAGCCGGTTCTAA
- the prsK gene encoding PEP-CTERM system histidine kinase PrsK, with translation MLSVPFWAANINYLAALGSGGVAVWLWGYYRAQRFYQSVIGVLVATCLVSLASGFMLSDGTHMAFWVRVLMMGELGQAAMVWAASASLRDSGKGRSGVAGVWGVAGVAMAALWTTFVIPVGPFQEAVSILELGPLGKVIYALISIAMMIGVAQMEVVLRTAPDPMRYQIKYVLIGLSGLAAFQVYFTTQILLLPVWESDLLLVGGTLNIFAVALVMFGVVRGGVLAITSRLYVSPQALVGSGTFLVVGAYLLAVGSLAEWFRQMGRDIGPVISLLFVFGGILALAVLLASRSVRIAIRDTVLRHFYRSKYDYRVKWLEVTEYFQGAETVDIILDRFRDLLARTFSAGTMSLWLYMDADGRFHQVRSVNVTVLPALAPDAPVICRLKQSSEPIVLDSAGREAGLQPDQALYVPVHRSDKELIAFASLSRGLDGRAYERDDYDLLRAIACHVGLLLTSAQMAEDRTSAAELDAFHRFAAFCMHDLKNLAGKLSLVVQNAQVHGESPQFQQAAMRTVSSTAQQMMDLIRKLSPRSGQGQLAELLDINMVIREVTGQLSAASRPPIDLDLCEVPPVAGVRAAFRQVIYNLLDNAQQAGGYANRVTVRTFAQGATIRVLVQDRGAGMAHDRLRTIFRPFMTTKEHGTGIGLYQCKTLIEAHGGTIRIESQLGEGTSVWLELPAAVIGQAGDTMRIGGEGGRL, from the coding sequence ATGCTCTCGGTTCCCTTCTGGGCGGCTAATATCAATTATCTGGCCGCGCTCGGTTCCGGCGGGGTTGCTGTTTGGCTGTGGGGGTATTATCGCGCGCAGCGTTTCTATCAGAGCGTCATCGGAGTGTTGGTGGCGACCTGTCTTGTGAGCCTGGCCAGCGGGTTCATGCTTTCCGACGGTACGCACATGGCCTTCTGGGTTCGGGTGCTCATGATGGGAGAGTTGGGCCAGGCGGCGATGGTCTGGGCCGCCTCCGCGTCCCTCAGGGATTCAGGGAAAGGCCGGAGCGGCGTGGCCGGCGTATGGGGCGTGGCCGGCGTGGCGATGGCCGCACTATGGACGACCTTCGTGATACCGGTGGGGCCGTTTCAGGAGGCGGTTTCGATTCTTGAGCTTGGTCCGCTCGGCAAAGTGATCTATGCGCTGATATCGATTGCCATGATGATCGGGGTCGCTCAAATGGAAGTGGTGTTGCGGACGGCGCCCGACCCGATGCGCTATCAGATCAAATATGTGCTGATCGGCTTGAGCGGGCTGGCTGCGTTTCAGGTGTATTTCACCACGCAGATTTTGCTGCTGCCGGTGTGGGAAAGCGATCTATTATTGGTCGGCGGCACGTTGAACATTTTTGCCGTGGCTCTTGTGATGTTCGGTGTTGTTCGCGGCGGTGTTTTGGCGATCACGAGCCGGTTGTATGTGTCTCCTCAGGCACTGGTTGGATCGGGTACCTTTCTCGTGGTTGGCGCCTATCTGCTCGCCGTTGGCTCTTTGGCCGAATGGTTTCGCCAAATGGGCCGCGACATTGGTCCGGTCATCAGCCTGCTCTTTGTATTCGGTGGGATACTGGCGTTGGCCGTGCTGCTCGCGTCCCGCTCGGTGCGCATCGCGATACGCGATACGGTCTTGCGCCATTTCTACCGGTCGAAATATGACTATCGTGTGAAGTGGCTGGAAGTCACCGAGTATTTTCAGGGGGCGGAGACCGTTGATATTATTCTGGACCGATTCCGCGACTTGCTGGCGCGAACGTTTAGCGCCGGGACGATGTCCCTGTGGCTGTATATGGACGCAGACGGACGGTTTCATCAGGTGCGTTCCGTCAACGTGACTGTCTTGCCGGCGCTCGCCCCTGATGCTCCCGTGATTTGCCGCTTGAAGCAGAGCTCGGAGCCCATCGTGTTGGATTCCGCAGGGCGAGAAGCCGGACTTCAGCCGGATCAAGCGCTCTACGTGCCCGTGCATCGGAGCGACAAAGAGCTCATTGCCTTTGCGTCGTTGAGCCGCGGACTGGACGGACGAGCCTACGAGCGGGACGACTACGATTTATTGCGAGCTATTGCCTGCCACGTGGGGTTGTTGCTTACGAGCGCACAGATGGCCGAAGATCGGACGTCGGCTGCCGAACTGGATGCGTTCCATCGGTTTGCGGCGTTTTGTATGCACGATTTGAAAAATTTGGCCGGCAAGCTTTCGCTGGTCGTCCAGAATGCGCAGGTGCACGGAGAGAGTCCTCAGTTTCAGCAGGCGGCTATGAGGACGGTGTCTTCGACGGCCCAACAGATGATGGATTTGATCAGAAAGCTTTCGCCGAGATCTGGGCAGGGGCAACTGGCAGAATTGCTTGATATCAATATGGTAATTCGCGAGGTCACAGGCCAGTTGTCTGCTGCCTCCCGGCCTCCGATTGATTTGGATTTGTGCGAGGTTCCGCCCGTGGCGGGCGTTCGAGCGGCCTTCCGGCAGGTGATATACAACCTGTTGGATAATGCGCAACAGGCGGGCGGGTATGCCAATCGCGTAACCGTGCGGACATTCGCCCAGGGCGCGACGATTCGAGTGCTGGTTCAAGATCGAGGGGCAGGCATGGCGCACGACCGTCTCCGCACAATCTTCAGGCCCTTCATGACGACGAAGGAGCACGGGACCGGGATTGGCCTCTATCAATGTAAGACGTTGATAGAAGCCCATGGCGGAACGATCCGGATCGAAAGTCAACTCGGCGAAGGAACGTCGGTTTGGCTGGAGTTGCCGGCCGCGGTCATTGGACAAGCTGGGGACACGATGCGTATTGGCGGGGAGGGGGGGCGGTTATGA
- the prsR gene encoding PEP-CTERM-box response regulator transcription factor yields MNKVPASRPRLLIVDDDADMREQMRWALLGEYEIVEAGDRDTAVELVRRESPDLVTLDLGLPPHQDGVSEGLQALEQIVAVQPHAKIVVITGNSDHAHALQAVRSGAYDFMQKPVALDTLQVVLARAAYLVGLERENRMLAATAATTTPEIIGTSPAMQKVLDTIRRVAGAEIPVLILGESGTGKELVARAIHRHSSRRAGPFIAINCGAIPEALLESELFGHEKGSFTGAHAQRKGRVETAEGGTLFLDEVGELPLGLQVKLLRFLQERTIERIGGRGVIEVDARIVSATNRDLLQAQAEGRFREDLYYRLCTLTIPLPPLREREGDIPLLANQLLARYADECKRKIRGFSPGAITAMAQHSWPGNVRELENRIRRAVVMAQGGHITPEDLELSPSNDKSRPQTLKEARELVERDLIRRTLMRNHGNISKSAMDLGISRPTLHDLINKYEVTP; encoded by the coding sequence ATGAACAAGGTACCGGCGTCTAGGCCGCGGCTGCTCATTGTCGATGACGATGCGGATATGAGAGAGCAGATGAGATGGGCGCTGCTTGGCGAATATGAGATTGTCGAGGCCGGAGACCGTGACACCGCGGTGGAGTTGGTGCGCCGCGAATCGCCCGATCTTGTGACCTTGGATCTCGGCTTGCCTCCTCATCAAGATGGGGTATCGGAAGGGTTGCAGGCGCTTGAGCAGATTGTCGCGGTGCAGCCGCATGCCAAGATCGTGGTGATTACCGGAAATAGCGATCATGCCCATGCGCTGCAGGCCGTGCGGAGCGGAGCTTACGATTTCATGCAGAAGCCGGTGGCGCTGGATACGTTACAGGTTGTCTTGGCGCGGGCGGCCTATTTGGTCGGGCTTGAGCGGGAGAATCGCATGCTCGCCGCAACGGCGGCGACCACGACTCCGGAAATTATCGGAACAAGTCCGGCGATGCAGAAAGTGCTGGATACGATTCGCCGGGTGGCGGGTGCGGAGATTCCCGTGCTGATTCTTGGCGAGAGTGGAACGGGAAAGGAATTGGTCGCGCGCGCGATTCATCGGCACAGTTCGCGGCGGGCGGGCCCCTTTATCGCAATTAATTGCGGTGCGATCCCCGAAGCATTGCTGGAAAGTGAATTGTTTGGCCATGAAAAGGGATCGTTTACCGGGGCTCATGCTCAGCGAAAGGGCCGTGTTGAGACCGCAGAGGGCGGGACGCTGTTTCTCGACGAGGTCGGGGAATTGCCGTTGGGGTTGCAGGTCAAGTTGCTTCGGTTCCTTCAGGAGAGAACGATTGAGAGAATTGGAGGGCGCGGGGTAATCGAGGTGGATGCCAGAATCGTGTCGGCAACGAATCGTGATCTCCTTCAGGCCCAAGCCGAAGGCCGGTTCCGTGAAGACTTGTACTATCGGCTGTGCACCTTGACTATTCCGCTTCCCCCCTTACGGGAGCGGGAGGGCGACATTCCGTTACTGGCCAATCAGCTGTTGGCTCGCTATGCCGATGAGTGCAAGAGAAAGATACGAGGATTTTCGCCAGGAGCTATCACTGCTATGGCTCAGCATAGTTGGCCGGGCAACGTCCGTGAGCTTGAAAATAGAATCCGGCGTGCGGTTGTTATGGCTCAAGGGGGGCACATTACGCCTGAAGATCTCGAACTCTCGCCATCCAATGATAAGAGCCGCCCTCAAACTCTTAAAGAGGCCAGGGAATTGGTTGAGCGGGATCTGATTCGGCGTACCTTAATGAGGAACCATGGGAATATTAGTAAAAGCGCAATGGATTTAGGGATAAGCCGTCCCACCTTGCATGATTTAATCAATAAATATGAAGTCACGCCGTAA
- a CDS encoding cistern family PEP-CTERM protein has product MNYLKQGLAILAVSSALLLGAAMQSAEAASYTVNSLGDSFSLSWYKDISGINGAPTGTQLSANATFTVASFSSSLVEFSVSMTNTSSNNPEAGRVNSFGFNTTPNLIGGYITGGTVFDGISISATGQSFPGGFKVEACAYASNNCSGGAYGDLLKVGQTDNFTFGLMSNGLFTNGLTIEGAVPIKFQGTYGSFEVGCCNGNLPIPSSMAVMGAGMLAWGAARRYKV; this is encoded by the coding sequence ATGAATTATCTTAAACAGGGCTTGGCGATTTTAGCTGTGTCAAGCGCGTTGCTCCTCGGAGCGGCTATGCAGTCAGCCGAGGCTGCAAGTTATACGGTGAATAGCCTTGGCGATTCCTTTAGCCTTAGCTGGTACAAGGATATCAGCGGCATCAATGGCGCTCCAACCGGCACGCAGTTAAGCGCGAATGCCACGTTTACCGTGGCGAGTTTCTCGTCGAGCCTGGTGGAGTTTTCCGTTTCCATGACGAATACCTCCTCGAATAATCCGGAGGCGGGCCGCGTCAACAGTTTTGGATTTAATACGACGCCGAACCTCATCGGTGGCTATATTACAGGTGGAACGGTATTCGATGGAATTTCTATCTCGGCTACTGGACAGAGTTTTCCCGGTGGTTTTAAAGTTGAGGCCTGCGCGTATGCTTCGAATAATTGCTCCGGTGGCGCCTACGGTGACCTGTTGAAGGTCGGGCAGACGGACAACTTTACGTTTGGGTTGATGAGCAACGGCCTGTTTACCAACGGCCTAACGATTGAGGGGGCGGTTCCGATAAAGTTTCAGGGAACGTATGGTTCTTTTGAAGTGGGCTGCTGCAACGGCAATCTTCCGATTCCCTCCTCCATGGCAGTGATGGGCGCTGGAATGTTGGCCTGGGGTGCTGCTCGTCGCTATAAAGTCTGA
- a CDS encoding EpsI family protein — translation MPREESIDLAKDGGLKGKGVLLPEPWGRTLVALLSALAVVVAVYWDTIRDLVQSWAANDTFNHCFLVVPGTVLLLWRRRALIEGCEPQPTFLGGAAIFLAGAVWAVFASISVAVGQQIALVSLILSLVWLFLGTNAFRLVLFPLGLLYFAVPVGEGLIPWLQDMTAMGTVTGLRLIGVPVFLDGRVLHVPGGSWEVAESCAGIRYVIPALMLGYLFAGMTYRFWPKRVAFLVASFLVPIAGNSVRAIVIVVLALVSGYKLAMDVDHLVYGWVIFGLIEFPLFWVGFRWRDDLSRARPAASPAESGDSAVPVGAERQLKKAGPSFTRLAVLCMYGAGLSAAPAVVMQGADYQRVSIGIGAPSWPVVSAPFVAHNGDLEEWRPFHQGALAEATRTFELDGQRVHLFTAYYGAPRSGARLMQFENRIVGTNDGHVLAEKRKVVVLDRLSISVKTYRIEMKTGRRFLVWRWYWVDGEFTADPYRVIARELVARLTGHPPANAIFEAGTICLERCEDAEGVLQAFFDHTHGWQEAVALTFGDAANPIGGRETR, via the coding sequence ATGCCACGGGAAGAGTCGATCGACTTGGCGAAGGACGGGGGATTGAAGGGAAAGGGTGTTCTGTTGCCGGAACCATGGGGCAGGACGCTGGTGGCTCTTCTCTCGGCGTTGGCGGTCGTCGTTGCCGTCTATTGGGATACGATTCGAGATCTTGTTCAGTCATGGGCAGCAAATGATACGTTCAATCATTGTTTCTTGGTCGTGCCTGGTACGGTGCTATTGCTCTGGAGACGCCGGGCTCTAATAGAAGGGTGTGAACCTCAGCCGACTTTCTTGGGGGGGGCTGCAATCTTTCTTGCCGGAGCTGTATGGGCAGTCTTTGCGTCGATTTCTGTTGCGGTCGGTCAGCAGATCGCTCTGGTATCGTTGATTCTCTCGCTGGTGTGGCTCTTCCTCGGTACGAATGCGTTCCGCCTTGTGCTCTTTCCGCTCGGTCTGTTGTATTTTGCCGTTCCCGTTGGAGAAGGGCTCATTCCGTGGCTTCAAGACATGACGGCGATGGGGACCGTGACCGGACTTCGACTTATAGGTGTGCCGGTCTTTCTGGACGGTCGAGTGTTGCACGTGCCGGGAGGCAGTTGGGAGGTGGCTGAGTCGTGTGCCGGTATCCGGTATGTGATTCCTGCGCTCATGTTGGGGTATTTGTTTGCCGGAATGACCTATCGGTTTTGGCCGAAGCGGGTGGCCTTTCTCGTCGCGTCTTTCCTGGTTCCGATCGCAGGAAATTCTGTGCGGGCGATTGTCATCGTTGTCCTCGCGCTTGTCAGCGGATACAAGCTGGCGATGGATGTGGATCACTTGGTGTATGGCTGGGTGATCTTCGGACTCATTGAGTTTCCGCTTTTTTGGGTGGGGTTTCGCTGGCGGGACGATTTATCGCGAGCAAGGCCCGCTGCAAGCCCGGCGGAATCCGGTGATTCCGCAGTTCCTGTTGGCGCGGAGAGACAGCTCAAGAAGGCGGGGCCTTCCTTCACTCGATTGGCGGTTCTATGTATGTATGGCGCCGGCCTTTCAGCTGCTCCTGCTGTGGTTATGCAAGGAGCCGATTATCAGCGTGTGTCAATCGGAATAGGTGCTCCCTCCTGGCCGGTCGTGTCCGCCCCGTTTGTGGCGCACAACGGGGATCTGGAAGAGTGGCGGCCGTTCCATCAAGGGGCATTGGCAGAAGCGACGCGGACCTTTGAGTTGGATGGCCAAAGGGTGCATCTGTTCACCGCGTATTACGGGGCGCCTCGGTCTGGGGCCCGGCTGATGCAATTTGAGAATCGAATCGTCGGGACGAATGATGGCCATGTGCTTGCTGAAAAACGGAAGGTGGTCGTGCTTGATCGCCTGTCCATATCGGTGAAGACGTATCGTATTGAAATGAAAACAGGCCGTCGGTTTTTGGTCTGGCGATGGTACTGGGTCGATGGCGAGTTTACTGCGGACCCATATCGTGTGATTGCTCGTGAACTCGTCGCCAGATTAACGGGCCATCCTCCTGCCAATGCCATCTTTGAGGCGGGTACGATCTGCCTTGAGCGTTGTGAGGACGCAGAGGGGGTTCTGCAGGCGTTCTTCGATCATACCCATGGGTGGCAGGAGGCGGTGGCTCTGACCTTTGGCGATGCCGCAAATCCGATCGGCGGCCGAGAAACGAGATGA